In the genome of Mesorhizobium sp. 113-3-3, one region contains:
- a CDS encoding YihY/virulence factor BrkB family protein, producing the protein MPLSLKNVWNIVRESVVGFVDDDALSHGAAMAFYATTSLAPVLLIVVAIAGVAFGHDAAQLALSAQISGLMGAESAAILEDVLKGASAKSSGTVAAMLGTVTLFITASGVFGEMQQSLNKIWKVEPHGSSISRLVRARAASLGLVAALGFMLLVSLVASAAISTLGEFISARLPLGTIVLSVINTIFSFVLISAMFAAIYKVLPDRALKWRDVALGALVTSALFTIGKSLIGWYLGTSAVASSYGAAGGLLVILLWVYYSSEIFLLGAEFTRAFSIRHGSRSDLARLVPGPLAGETANPIPRAQMTLGDKKGTSGGVLAVVAMACVSATITAIVVGPRRP; encoded by the coding sequence ATGCCCCTCTCTTTGAAGAACGTCTGGAACATTGTGCGCGAAAGCGTTGTTGGTTTTGTCGACGACGATGCCCTTAGTCATGGCGCGGCGATGGCCTTCTACGCCACGACTTCGCTTGCACCGGTCCTGTTGATCGTCGTCGCGATCGCTGGTGTGGCTTTCGGTCACGACGCTGCGCAATTGGCTCTATCGGCCCAGATCTCGGGTCTTATGGGAGCGGAAAGCGCAGCAATCCTTGAAGACGTCCTCAAAGGGGCGTCTGCGAAATCGTCGGGAACCGTGGCGGCGATGCTGGGCACAGTTACATTGTTCATAACTGCTTCCGGTGTCTTTGGCGAAATGCAGCAGTCGCTTAACAAGATATGGAAGGTTGAGCCGCACGGCAGTTCGATCTCGCGGCTCGTTCGCGCGCGCGCCGCAAGTCTGGGCCTTGTGGCTGCACTCGGTTTCATGCTGCTCGTATCTCTCGTGGCGAGTGCAGCGATCTCGACGCTCGGCGAGTTCATCAGCGCTCGATTGCCGCTCGGCACAATCGTTTTAAGTGTCATCAATACCATTTTTTCCTTTGTTCTAATTTCTGCGATGTTTGCGGCGATCTATAAAGTATTGCCCGACCGGGCCTTGAAATGGCGCGATGTTGCGCTTGGCGCCCTGGTGACTTCTGCTCTGTTCACGATCGGAAAATCACTAATCGGCTGGTACCTTGGCACGAGCGCCGTTGCATCATCATACGGGGCTGCAGGAGGACTGCTCGTAATCCTGCTGTGGGTCTACTATTCGTCGGAAATCTTCCTGCTCGGGGCAGAATTCACGCGCGCCTTTTCGATCCGACATGGAAGCAGATCCGATCTGGCCAGGCTGGTTCCCGGGCCGTTGGCAGGAGAGACGGCGAACCCTATCCCCAGGGCCCAAATGACTCTCGGCGATAAAAAGGGTACGTCAGGCGGGGTTTTGGCGGTAGTCGCCATGGCGTGTGTGAGTGCGACGATAACCGCTATCGTGGTAGGCCCACGCCGCCCTTAG
- a CDS encoding SDR family oxidoreductase, whose product MPILTKTDTSKTTRKQNRIQRKVDADDQAKPKTKPVGAMQAGARKYPAPPFPKQHHPKPGHEAEIKPAPLYDAPFWRGSGKLEGRVALVTGGDSGIGRAVAVLYAREGADVAIVYLSEDGDAQVTKRAVEGEGRRCIALRGDVADRSFCRKAVASTVKQLGSLDVLVNNAAFQVHSSDFADLSEEHFDTTLKTNLYGYFHMAQEAVAYMKPGSAIVNTGSITGIDGSKELVDYSMTKGGIHAFTRALSGNLIDKGIRVNAVAPGPVWTPLNPSEKQAGDVSKFGAKTPMKRPAQPEEIAPAYVFLASPQCSSYITGEILPVIGGY is encoded by the coding sequence ATGCCGATTTTAACCAAGACCGACACGTCCAAAACGACGCGAAAGCAAAACCGCATACAACGCAAAGTCGACGCGGACGATCAGGCCAAGCCAAAAACGAAACCAGTTGGCGCTATGCAGGCCGGCGCGCGAAAGTACCCGGCACCGCCTTTTCCCAAGCAGCACCATCCAAAACCTGGCCATGAGGCAGAAATCAAGCCGGCCCCGCTATACGACGCGCCATTCTGGCGTGGCTCGGGCAAACTAGAAGGCAGGGTCGCGCTGGTAACTGGCGGGGATTCCGGCATCGGGCGTGCCGTTGCCGTCCTTTACGCTCGCGAAGGCGCCGATGTCGCAATCGTCTATCTTTCCGAGGATGGCGACGCGCAAGTGACGAAGCGGGCGGTGGAAGGCGAGGGGCGTAGATGCATCGCGCTCCGCGGTGATGTCGCCGACCGCTCCTTTTGCCGCAAAGCAGTAGCCAGCACGGTCAAGCAATTGGGAAGCTTGGATGTGCTCGTCAACAACGCAGCGTTCCAGGTGCATTCAAGCGACTTCGCCGACCTGAGCGAGGAGCATTTCGACACCACGCTGAAGACAAACCTGTACGGCTATTTCCATATGGCACAGGAAGCGGTGGCGTACATGAAGCCGGGCTCCGCGATCGTCAACACCGGATCGATAACCGGGATCGACGGATCAAAGGAGTTGGTGGATTACTCGATGACCAAGGGCGGGATTCACGCTTTCACACGGGCGCTATCAGGCAATCTGATCGACAAGGGAATCCGCGTGAACGCCGTCGCGCCGGGCCCGGTCTGGACACCGCTCAATCCATCTGAAAAGCAAGCGGGCGATGTTTCAAAGTTCGGCGCAAAAACGCCGATGAAACGACCCGCGCAACCGGAGGAGATTGCTCCTGCCTATGTCTTCCTGGCGTCACCGCAATGCTCCAGCTACATCACCGGAGAGATTCTGCCTGTGATAGGCGGCTATTGA
- a CDS encoding DUF6328 family protein, with protein sequence MTPDKRTKLALDESRTLMLGAQILLGFQLQGPFQTAFSYLPSHAKVIYVIALGVMVLVVGLLITPSAYHRIVEHGAAGPRVDRFITRAAETTLAPFALAMALDLAIAGEVIGGVSVAFGAGTAGLVLALTFWYGPMVFRAGRQEGASAMHQTSTETKIEYAMTESRIVLPGAQAMLGFQLAIVVTQGFAAMPPLDKASHGIALACVALSTVLLMTPAAYHRIVYGGEAAPAFYIVASRLVLAATVFLAVGLSVEMYVVVRKITGIAAAGVFAAAVSIIVLVGLWHVWPLLRRWRERQP encoded by the coding sequence GTGACGCCCGACAAGAGAACCAAGCTGGCATTGGATGAATCGCGGACGCTAATGCTGGGCGCGCAGATTTTGCTCGGCTTCCAGCTTCAGGGACCCTTTCAGACAGCATTCTCGTACCTGCCGTCCCATGCCAAAGTGATCTACGTCATCGCGTTGGGCGTGATGGTCCTCGTTGTCGGGCTTTTAATTACACCGAGCGCCTACCATCGCATTGTCGAACACGGCGCGGCTGGACCGCGCGTTGATCGTTTTATTACCCGAGCCGCCGAAACCACACTCGCGCCGTTCGCTTTGGCGATGGCCCTGGACCTTGCTATCGCCGGGGAGGTTATCGGTGGAGTCTCTGTCGCCTTCGGTGCCGGGACTGCGGGGCTCGTTTTGGCGTTGACGTTCTGGTACGGCCCGATGGTTTTCAGAGCGGGGCGACAGGAGGGAGCATCAGCCATGCATCAAACGTCGACCGAGACCAAAATCGAGTATGCGATGACCGAAAGCCGCATTGTGCTGCCCGGGGCACAAGCCATGCTGGGCTTTCAATTGGCAATTGTGGTCACTCAAGGCTTCGCCGCCATGCCGCCGCTTGACAAAGCTTCTCATGGGATTGCCCTGGCGTGCGTTGCGTTGTCGACCGTCCTGCTCATGACGCCGGCGGCCTATCACAGGATCGTCTATGGCGGAGAGGCGGCGCCGGCGTTCTACATCGTGGCGAGCAGGCTGGTCCTCGCCGCAACTGTATTCCTGGCGGTCGGACTGTCCGTGGAGATGTACGTCGTGGTGCGCAAGATTACGGGGATAGCCGCAGCGGGCGTCTTTGCCGCCGCCGTCTCAATAATTGTGCTGGTCGGCCTTTGGCATGTCTGGCCGCTGCTGCGCCGATGGCGGGAGAGGCAGCCATGA
- a CDS encoding ATPase domain-containing protein, whose product MLSVKGARQACGDNVDQDDASPISSGVQGLDYVLRGGYAKFRSHLVEGRPGSGKTTLGLQFLIKGAADGEKCLYITLSESKRELHSVAKRHGFSLDGIEILELVPPELSLDPSQLQTLVHSSDLELGETVQSALAEIERIKPDRVVFDSLSEIRLLSQGSLRYRRQVLALKSFFLLNNATVLLLDDLTAEHDDLNLHSISHGVIRMEQLSPIYGGERRRLRIIKMRGVQIRGGFHDFVIRPGGVMVFPRLVASEHEMAEHGSPATGNGSIDTLVGGGLDRGTSTLLMGPSGVGKSTIACSYCHAALKRGEHVLVLLFDETKRIFLARASGLGMDLGPFAEKGSLLLEQIDPAELSPGELSSRIQSAVDRSNARIVVIDSLTGYLNAMSEEQHLVLQMHEILTYLNQKGVVTILLLANHGLIGQMSAPVDMTYLCDSIMLLRFFESGGRLRRAISVVKKRVGPHEDTIREFKISATGLSVGEPLEEFRGILTGVPTYEGKRGNLLQDKAS is encoded by the coding sequence ATGCTGTCCGTTAAGGGGGCACGACAGGCATGCGGGGACAACGTGGATCAAGACGACGCTTCACCAATATCATCCGGCGTGCAAGGCCTCGACTATGTGCTGCGAGGCGGCTACGCAAAATTCCGTTCACATCTTGTAGAGGGCAGGCCTGGTTCAGGAAAGACGACACTTGGTCTGCAGTTTCTGATCAAAGGCGCGGCGGATGGCGAGAAGTGCCTCTACATAACGCTATCCGAAAGCAAGCGCGAATTGCACTCGGTCGCAAAACGGCATGGGTTTTCTCTTGACGGGATCGAAATCCTCGAGCTGGTCCCACCGGAACTGAGCCTCGATCCATCGCAGTTACAGACTCTGGTTCATTCGTCCGATCTTGAGCTCGGTGAGACCGTGCAGTCCGCGCTCGCCGAGATCGAGCGCATAAAGCCGGATCGCGTGGTGTTCGATTCTCTGTCGGAAATTCGCCTCTTGTCGCAAGGCTCGTTACGCTATCGCCGGCAGGTTCTTGCTTTGAAAAGCTTTTTCCTTCTCAACAATGCGACGGTGCTTCTGCTTGACGATCTCACGGCTGAACATGACGATCTCAACCTGCACTCCATCAGTCATGGCGTTATCCGGATGGAACAGCTTTCGCCGATTTACGGCGGAGAGCGGCGGCGGCTGCGCATCATCAAAATGCGCGGCGTACAAATTCGCGGCGGCTTCCACGATTTCGTCATTCGACCGGGCGGCGTGATGGTATTTCCGCGCTTGGTTGCCTCCGAACATGAGATGGCCGAGCATGGATCGCCTGCTACCGGCAACGGTTCTATAGACACGCTCGTGGGTGGCGGGCTGGACCGCGGCACCAGCACCCTCCTGATGGGCCCTTCAGGTGTCGGCAAGTCGACCATCGCGTGCAGCTATTGTCATGCCGCTCTCAAGCGCGGCGAACATGTGCTGGTGCTGTTGTTCGATGAAACCAAGCGGATATTCCTGGCGCGCGCATCGGGCCTCGGCATGGATCTGGGGCCATTCGCCGAAAAAGGAAGCTTGCTGCTGGAACAGATCGATCCGGCGGAATTGTCGCCGGGTGAATTGTCCTCGCGCATTCAGTCTGCTGTGGACCGCTCGAATGCAAGGATCGTCGTTATCGACAGCCTGACCGGATACCTCAACGCTATGTCGGAGGAGCAGCATCTTGTGCTTCAGATGCACGAGATCCTGACATATCTTAATCAAAAGGGCGTCGTGACGATCCTGTTGTTGGCCAATCATGGGCTGATCGGGCAAATGTCCGCCCCCGTCGACATGACCTATCTCTGCGATTCCATAATGCTCCTGCGCTTTTTTGAAAGCGGCGGCCGTCTGAGACGGGCTATTTCCGTGGTCAAGAAGCGCGTCGGACCGCATGAGGACACCATTCGCGAATTCAAGATAAGCGCAACCGGCCTGTCCGTCGGTGAACCATTGGAGGAGTTCCGGGGGATACTGACTGGCGTGCCCACCTACGAGGGAAAGCGCGGCAACCTGTTGCAAGATAAGGCATCATAA
- a CDS encoding helix-turn-helix domain-containing protein, protein MDASRQEFSPAYCRAARALLDWSQARLAAKSNLSESTIRDFESAGKARANPSN, encoded by the coding sequence GTGGACGCCAGCCGGCAAGAGTTTTCCCCGGCGTATTGCCGGGCAGCTCGCGCACTATTGGACTGGTCCCAGGCCCGTTTGGCTGCGAAGTCAAACCTAAGCGAATCCACGATACGCGACTTTGAGAGCGCCGGAAAAGCTAGGGCGAACCCTTCGAATTAA
- a CDS encoding sensor histidine kinase, which translates to MMPSESSVLVLAPVGRDAKVASAILTGHGIKSQICATLDEAVPLLDQAQCFLVAEEALISSDRNQLASWLNHQPAWSDFPIVLLTMRGTEMDKRLAFLDRYLIVLERPFLASSLANSVRSALRARARQLEVKSYIEQKQEVADRQKLLIRELHHRVKNTLANVRAMMGATARSSGSVDDFVRDFSARIVSLADTHSILTDDYWQMASLHKLLESELRHYDTTNKSRVALEGPSVALVADIAIPIGMAFHELASNSSKYGALSRPTGRLDVRWSVSNSQDERMLNLDWLEKGGPKVEQPRRRGFGTTLLEKVVAVQCQAEVELTYHPDGLRFAMTLPLRDTRLVPAY; encoded by the coding sequence ATAATGCCCTCGGAAAGCAGTGTGCTCGTATTGGCACCAGTCGGCCGCGACGCGAAGGTCGCGTCGGCAATCCTTACGGGACACGGTATCAAGTCTCAAATCTGCGCGACGCTGGACGAGGCAGTTCCGCTCTTGGACCAGGCCCAGTGCTTTTTGGTTGCCGAAGAGGCCTTGATCAGTTCTGATCGAAATCAGCTTGCATCCTGGCTCAATCATCAACCGGCGTGGTCCGATTTTCCGATCGTGTTGCTGACGATGCGGGGAACGGAGATGGACAAACGCCTCGCCTTTCTGGACCGCTATCTGATCGTTCTCGAGAGGCCCTTCCTGGCGTCGAGCCTGGCAAATTCGGTGCGCTCGGCTCTGCGTGCCCGCGCCCGTCAGCTTGAGGTCAAATCATATATTGAACAGAAGCAAGAGGTCGCGGACCGGCAGAAACTGCTGATCAGGGAGCTCCATCATCGCGTCAAAAACACGTTGGCAAATGTCCGGGCGATGATGGGGGCAACCGCCAGATCGAGTGGCAGCGTGGATGATTTCGTGCGCGATTTCTCCGCCAGGATCGTCTCTCTCGCCGACACGCATTCGATTCTGACCGATGACTATTGGCAGATGGCTTCGTTGCACAAGCTCCTGGAGTCGGAACTGCGCCACTACGATACGACCAACAAGTCCCGTGTAGCCCTCGAAGGGCCAAGCGTTGCACTGGTCGCCGATATCGCGATCCCGATCGGGATGGCCTTTCATGAACTCGCGTCCAACTCATCGAAATATGGCGCGTTGTCCCGCCCCACCGGGCGTCTCGACGTCCGGTGGTCGGTGAGCAATTCGCAAGACGAGCGAATGCTCAATCTGGATTGGCTTGAAAAGGGCGGGCCTAAGGTCGAGCAACCAAGGCGGCGCGGTTTTGGTACGACTCTGCTGGAGAAAGTAGTCGCGGTGCAGTGCCAGGCCGAGGTTGAGTTAACCTATCATCCTGACGGCCTTCGGTTTGCAATGACCTTGCCGCTACGCGACACCAGGCTGGTCCCGGCCTATTGA
- a CDS encoding DUF2252 family protein — MNFSDRPRYLERLRLRKMAKSQHAFVRGSAWLFYDWLNKHDEALPQGPAAWICGDCHLGNLGALSDLEGGVAIQIRDFDQTVIGNPADDLVRLGLSLASAIRSSDLPGVTTAHMLDNLLAGYIKAAPSSGARGSEDLRKLLKCAAHRRWHNLALERFEGQQKQLPRNRRFWPLHHPERSQVRTFCQVLDISGLTPETEQHGKKGWEFMDAAYWIKGCSSLGHLRFAALMRGKHRRMALLDIKEATAAAAPSARRAQMPGNHAERVRAGARAMSPNLGDRMVCGEIEGKQVFVRAISPRDMKLEIDRLTCRQTQALARHLGSIVGEAHARQMDVADWRSWTRELSHATGANTKTPSWLWTSVVDLLATHELAYLDHCRRFALAN, encoded by the coding sequence ATGAACTTCTCGGATCGGCCAAGGTATCTGGAGCGGTTGCGCCTCCGCAAAATGGCAAAGTCGCAGCATGCATTTGTGCGCGGCAGCGCATGGCTGTTTTATGACTGGCTGAACAAGCATGATGAAGCATTGCCGCAAGGCCCCGCTGCCTGGATCTGCGGCGACTGCCATCTTGGCAACCTGGGAGCGCTCTCGGACCTGGAAGGCGGCGTAGCGATCCAGATCCGGGATTTTGACCAGACCGTCATCGGCAACCCGGCAGATGACCTCGTGCGGCTGGGCCTCTCGCTGGCTTCGGCCATCCGCAGTTCCGACCTGCCGGGCGTGACAACAGCGCACATGCTCGACAACCTCCTCGCCGGCTACATCAAGGCAGCGCCTTCGTCAGGCGCGCGGGGATCCGAGGACCTGCGAAAGCTGCTCAAATGCGCCGCGCATCGCCGCTGGCACAACCTCGCTCTTGAGCGATTTGAAGGACAACAGAAGCAGTTGCCGCGCAACCGCCGATTTTGGCCCTTGCATCACCCCGAGCGCAGCCAGGTGCGCACCTTCTGCCAAGTTCTGGATATCTCAGGCCTAACACCTGAGACGGAACAGCACGGCAAGAAAGGCTGGGAATTCATGGACGCGGCGTACTGGATCAAAGGATGCAGTTCGCTCGGGCATCTGCGCTTTGCGGCCCTGATGCGGGGCAAGCATCGCCGCATGGCGCTGCTCGACATCAAGGAAGCGACTGCTGCGGCCGCTCCCTCGGCACGGCGGGCACAGATGCCGGGCAATCATGCTGAGCGTGTCCGGGCAGGCGCGCGCGCCATGTCCCCAAACCTTGGCGATCGCATGGTGTGCGGTGAAATTGAGGGGAAGCAGGTCTTTGTCAGGGCTATATCGCCACGCGATATGAAACTCGAAATCGACCGGCTGACATGTCGACAGACGCAGGCGCTTGCCCGCCACCTCGGTTCGATTGTGGGCGAAGCACACGCACGCCAGATGGACGTCGCGGATTGGCGCAGTTGGACCCGCGAACTGTCGCACGCGACTGGCGCGAACACTAAGACACCGTCGTGGTTATGGACAAGCGTCGTTGACCTGCTCGCAACGCATGAGCTTGCGTATCTCGATCATTGCCGACGGTTCGCGCTCGCAAACTAA
- a CDS encoding YMGG-like glycine zipper-containing protein, with the protein MKRTMLVLSLLIALAACSRTEQGAAVGGLGGAAIGAAVAGNPVQGAVVGGAVGAIAGAVIGHASEAGQCRYRDRQGRVYVARCPEGY; encoded by the coding sequence ATGAAAAGGACAATGCTCGTATTAAGCCTTTTGATTGCGCTTGCTGCATGTTCCCGCACGGAACAGGGTGCTGCCGTAGGCGGATTGGGTGGGGCTGCAATCGGCGCCGCCGTGGCTGGCAACCCAGTCCAAGGCGCGGTCGTCGGCGGAGCTGTGGGTGCCATCGCCGGAGCGGTGATCGGGCACGCCAGCGAGGCCGGCCAGTGCCGCTACAGGGATCGCCAGGGGCGCGTCTATGTTGCGCGGTGTCCCGAGGGATATTGA
- a CDS encoding LolA family protein: MEKIKRMMAFGFVVVGFGATAINFDITPAFSAALLDAATIANHFSAIKSMSGDFVQSGPRAEKTGGRFFLQRPGKLRFNYAGKSGISLIADGKSVVIYNKKLKTSHLYSLSKTPLKLLLDDKVEFSGSRLKGVKDDGAQFKIKLADKSVFGNSNITMVFDRKSLDLRGWVLTDERGQSTTVTISNVKEGVRAPPGTFTIDYAANREFNTTAK, encoded by the coding sequence ATGGAAAAGATCAAAAGAATGATGGCTTTCGGGTTTGTAGTCGTAGGCTTCGGCGCTACCGCGATCAATTTCGACATTACGCCTGCCTTTTCGGCCGCGCTTTTAGATGCAGCGACGATTGCCAATCATTTCTCGGCGATAAAGTCCATGTCCGGGGATTTCGTTCAGTCCGGCCCAAGGGCGGAAAAGACCGGAGGTAGGTTCTTTCTCCAACGCCCGGGCAAGCTGCGGTTCAACTATGCAGGTAAATCCGGGATCAGCTTGATTGCAGACGGAAAATCTGTCGTAATCTACAACAAAAAGCTCAAGACGTCGCACCTCTATTCTCTCTCGAAGACGCCGCTCAAGCTCCTACTGGACGACAAGGTCGAATTCTCTGGCAGTCGCCTGAAAGGTGTCAAAGACGATGGCGCCCAGTTCAAGATTAAGCTGGCCGACAAGTCGGTCTTCGGAAACTCGAACATCACGATGGTCTTCGACAGGAAATCGCTTGATTTGCGCGGATGGGTCCTAACCGACGAAAGAGGCCAAAGCACGACGGTCACTATCTCCAATGTGAAGGAGGGCGTTCGTGCTCCTCCGGGCACCTTCACCATCGATTATGCGGCAAACCGTGAATTCAACACCACTGCGAAATGA
- a CDS encoding Nramp family divalent metal transporter, producing the protein MNKVKNSPVIGPSKPRLLGVLGPGLVTGASDDDPSGIATYSQAGAQFGFGLTWTMLFSYPLMAVVQEISARIGRTTGRGIAGNMRKYYPNWLLQSVVLLLLVANTINIGADLGAMGDALKLIVGGPALAYAVAFGAISVILQIFLKYTRYVSILKWLTLSLFAYFATVLVVSVPWADVARGMLIPKFTADADFWTSVVAILGTTISPYLFFWQASQEVEDEKAKPERQPLKDAPEQTKNAVERIRLDTYVGMAFSNIVALAIMITAGATLHAHGVTDIQSTSQAAEALKPVGGNFAFAIFAVGVIGTGLLAIPVLAGSAGYALGEARKWPVGLDRRPLEAKAFYATIAAATVVGVGLNFTPINPIKALYWSAVVNGVVAVPVMAVMMAMTARPDIMGKATVPLGLRGVGWVATVVMAAAAVVMIGQLIRG; encoded by the coding sequence ATGAACAAGGTCAAGAACAGCCCGGTCATCGGACCGTCGAAACCACGCCTCCTTGGAGTGCTCGGGCCGGGGCTCGTCACCGGCGCGTCCGACGATGATCCGAGTGGAATCGCAACATACTCTCAAGCGGGAGCCCAATTCGGTTTTGGGCTGACTTGGACTATGCTGTTCAGCTACCCGCTTATGGCGGTGGTCCAGGAGATCAGTGCCAGGATCGGGCGCACGACCGGACGCGGCATCGCCGGTAACATGCGCAAATACTATCCGAACTGGCTGCTTCAGTCGGTAGTCCTCCTTCTGCTCGTAGCCAACACCATCAACATCGGCGCCGATCTTGGTGCCATGGGCGACGCGCTGAAGTTGATTGTCGGAGGACCGGCCCTGGCTTATGCGGTGGCCTTCGGTGCCATCTCGGTGATCCTTCAAATCTTCCTGAAATATACGCGGTACGTCTCCATTTTGAAGTGGCTTACCCTGTCCCTGTTCGCCTACTTCGCCACTGTCCTGGTTGTGTCCGTTCCTTGGGCCGATGTCGCCCGGGGAATGCTAATTCCCAAATTCACTGCAGACGCCGATTTCTGGACATCGGTGGTGGCGATACTCGGCACGACCATCAGCCCATACCTGTTCTTCTGGCAGGCGTCGCAGGAGGTCGAAGACGAGAAAGCCAAGCCAGAGCGCCAGCCACTGAAGGACGCCCCGGAGCAAACGAAAAACGCGGTCGAACGCATCCGCCTGGATACCTATGTCGGCATGGCCTTTTCGAACATCGTGGCGCTTGCCATCATGATTACCGCCGGCGCGACCTTACATGCTCATGGTGTGACGGACATCCAGTCCACGAGTCAGGCGGCGGAGGCCCTTAAACCCGTCGGCGGCAACTTTGCCTTCGCAATCTTCGCCGTCGGCGTCATCGGCACAGGGCTTCTGGCAATACCCGTGCTCGCGGGCTCGGCCGGTTACGCCTTGGGAGAGGCGCGAAAGTGGCCGGTTGGTCTCGACCGCAGGCCGCTCGAAGCCAAGGCCTTTTATGCCACGATCGCTGCCGCTACCGTCGTGGGGGTTGGCCTCAATTTCACGCCTATCAACCCAATCAAAGCCCTGTACTGGAGCGCCGTGGTCAACGGCGTGGTTGCCGTCCCCGTTATGGCCGTGATGATGGCCATGACCGCGAGGCCTGACATTATGGGAAAGGCTACCGTTCCTCTGGGGCTGCGCGGGGTGGGTTGGGTCGCAACAGTCGTGATGGCTGCAGCGGCCGTTGTTATGATTGGACAACTCATCCGAGGTTGA
- a CDS encoding DUF1236 domain-containing protein — MRMHFGAAAAAFLLIVGMGAAAAEDVVIQPEQDTVIREYVKKQPLASVKLPGVELNVGTALPDTVELHEVPNVKYRYVVIDNRTVLVDPGTRKIVKVYD; from the coding sequence ATGAGGATGCATTTCGGTGCCGCCGCTGCGGCTTTCTTGCTCATAGTCGGAATGGGTGCGGCCGCGGCGGAGGACGTGGTGATCCAGCCTGAACAGGACACGGTCATCCGGGAATATGTGAAAAAGCAACCGTTGGCTTCCGTCAAGCTTCCTGGCGTTGAACTTAATGTCGGCACAGCTTTACCTGATACCGTTGAGCTGCATGAGGTTCCCAACGTCAAATACCGGTACGTTGTCATCGACAACCGGACCGTCCTAGTCGATCCGGGCACGCGCAAGATCGTCAAGGTGTACGATTAA
- a CDS encoding phage holin family protein: MDDGMDHRPFGSVLGQALSQFGSLMRLDLRLLEAEMRAKSTALASSGACGMAAAMFFALAGFALVQCLILAMIFLGIGPMLACLVVALLLIGAGSMSLYLAKRALTGWTITPVETVNQVRTDLAALKQGIRYGSTQQ; this comes from the coding sequence ATGGATGATGGAATGGATCACCGGCCCTTCGGGAGCGTGCTCGGCCAAGCGCTAAGCCAATTCGGCTCGTTGATGCGCCTCGATCTGCGTCTGCTCGAGGCGGAAATGCGAGCCAAGTCCACGGCGCTCGCGTCCTCGGGCGCCTGTGGGATGGCCGCCGCCATGTTTTTTGCGCTGGCGGGGTTCGCTCTGGTTCAGTGTCTCATCCTTGCAATGATCTTTTTAGGAATTGGCCCAATGCTCGCCTGTCTGGTTGTCGCGCTCCTTTTGATAGGGGCAGGCTCGATGTCCCTTTATCTTGCCAAGCGGGCGCTGACCGGCTGGACCATCACGCCCGTCGAGACGGTCAATCAGGTTCGGACCGACCTCGCGGCCTTGAAGCAGGGAATACGCTATGGTTCAACCCAGCAATGA
- a CDS encoding DUF6894 family protein has product MQILETVVENGPFPTVRFVGEGGEAISVSLAYDSALDDVQLIAKAKVMLLHAAAFDKDSGAAHASVRSQLESGRAASYTLEYQDKGQVRELAGLSFPTLQAVLDECRRSAADLWQDALSRGESPVGWAVRAKDASGAVVATVDYEDVRAPDDANVTGVAEPTPSSF; this is encoded by the coding sequence ATGCAGATTCTTGAAACGGTCGTTGAGAACGGACCTTTCCCGACAGTCCGCTTCGTGGGCGAAGGCGGTGAGGCGATTTCCGTCTCCCTGGCCTATGACAGCGCCCTCGATGACGTGCAATTGATTGCAAAGGCAAAGGTGATGCTGTTGCATGCCGCTGCCTTCGATAAAGACAGCGGCGCCGCACACGCCAGTGTGCGAAGTCAGCTGGAATCGGGCCGCGCCGCGTCATATACCCTCGAGTATCAAGACAAGGGTCAAGTGCGAGAACTCGCAGGCCTCTCGTTTCCCACGCTGCAAGCGGTCTTGGACGAATGCCGACGGTCTGCGGCCGACCTGTGGCAGGACGCGCTCTCGCGTGGTGAGTCGCCTGTCGGCTGGGCGGTGCGGGCTAAGGATGCAAGCGGAGCCGTCGTTGCGACAGTCGATTATGAGGATGTTCGCGCACCAGATGACGCGAACGTGACTGGCGTAGCTGAGCCGACCCCCTCGAGCTTCTAG
- a CDS encoding histidine kinase dimerization/phosphoacceptor domain -containing protein, giving the protein MREKDTLLRELRHRVKNNLQMMTALIRLERAVSWRSRKRCDVSLPHAEGTRRRTTAG; this is encoded by the coding sequence GTGCGCGAGAAGGATACCTTGCTGCGGGAGCTGCGACATCGGGTAAAGAACAATCTCCAGATGATGACCGCGCTCATCCGGCTGGAGAGGGCCGTCAGCTGGCGTTCGCGGAAGCGTTGCGATGTAAGCCTACCGCACGCCGAAGGGACAAGAAGGCGGACGACCGCCGGGTGA